From Nymphaea colorata isolate Beijing-Zhang1983 chromosome 6, ASM883128v2, whole genome shotgun sequence, a single genomic window includes:
- the LOC116256713 gene encoding uncharacterized protein LOC116256713 has protein sequence MVAVNLGVLHYVLDHIYGAFVHRTKLTPPFFSRGWGGSNLDLLESIIKQFFQGVSGQKWPPPGLVQPVWRTVWETKTTCLREGTFKTPCDRQVIAALPPESHNARVAFLAPKFVPPHQMACVVHLAGTGDHTFERRLRLGAPLLKENIATMVLESPFYGQRRPRLQHGAKLLCVSDLLLLGKATIEEARGLLNWLENEAGYGKMGVCGLSMGGVHAAMVGSLYPTPIATLPFLSPHSAAVAFCEGILKHGTAWEALREDATQQAAMTLEQVQERMRSVLSLTDVTRFPIPKNPNAVIFVAATDDGYIPKHSALELQKAWPGSEVRWVTGGHVSSFLLHSDEFRKAIVDALNRLN, from the exons ATGGTTGCCGTCAATTTGGGCGTACTTCACTATGTATTGGATCACATTTACGGTGCTTTTGTTCATAGGACGAAGTTGACGCCACCATTCTTCTCCAGAGGATGGGGTGGGAGCAACCTGGACCTTCTAGAGAGCATCATCAAGCAATTCTTTCAAGGGGTGTCAGGCCAGAAATGGCCTCCTCCCGGGTTGGTTCAGCCGGTGTGGAGGACGGTGTGGGAGACGAAGACCACTTGTCTTAGAGAAGGGACCTTCAAGACGCCCTGTGATAGGCAGGTGATTGCAGCATTGCCTCCTGAGAGTCACAACGCCAGGGTGGCTTTCCTCGCTCCCAAGTTCGTGCCTCCGCATCAGATGGCATGCGTGGTTCATCTTGCAG GCACAGGTGATCACACATTTGAGAGAAGGTTACGCCTTGGAGCTCcattattgaaagaaaatattgctACCATGGTGCTTGAAAG CCCTTTTTATGGTCAGCGGCGCCCAAGATTGCAACATGGTGCAAAGCTCCTCTGTGTCAGTGACTTGCTGTTATTGGGCAAGGCCACAATCGAGGAAGCACGTGGTCTCCTGAACTGGTTAGAGAATGAAGCTGGGTATGGCAAGATGGGTGTTTGTGGTCTTAGTATGG GGGGAGTACATGCTGCAATGGTTGGGTCACTTTATCCAACTCCAATTGCTACTCTGCCATTTCTCTCCCCACATTCAGCAGCTGTTGCCTTCTGTGAGGGAATTTTGAAGCATGGTACGGCTTGGGAGGCACTTAGAGAAGACGCAACTCAACAAGCTGCAATGACTCTTGAGCAAGTGCAAGAACGCATGCGTTCAGTACTTTCACTAACAGATGTCACACGCTTCCCTATTCCCAAGAATCCAAATGCGGTCATTTTTGTTGCCGCCACA GATGATGGTTACATCCCAAAACATTCAGCATTAGAACTTCAGAAAGCTTGGCCAGGTTCAGAAGTCAGATGGGTCACTGGTGGACATGTTTCATCTTTCCTCCTCCACAGTGATGAATTCAGAAAAGCAATAGTTGATGCCCTTAACAGATTGAATTGA